In Gulosibacter molinativorax, a single window of DNA contains:
- a CDS encoding MFS transporter has protein sequence MRAESSQPEPRLWTAPFVGVMAVNGLTSLNFLLLMTFMTGYAVERFGVGEAQAGLAASSFVIGALVTRVFVGKYTDIFGRKRMLVLSAVVLLAGSLGYFVADSYAVLVVVRLVQGAAFGAVNNVTNTVAMALMPKDRKGEGTGWFTLSLTIGQALGPALGLWLVANGSINAVFLTGVGLCAAVALISAALPVKQPKISAAERAELTSWRFDRILEPKALPMGLMAFLLIFPYSGILTFMSGYAAEVGLTAYSSLCFIVYAVTLAVSRPLVGALLDRFSDNAIVVPAFIPYLLGVALLALDLGVAGYFGAAICLAVGYGSLTSLMQTIAVRETPARREPRWGFRRSLSAWTRGWGSVRSCSGSSSASGSRSPNCLAS, from the coding sequence ATGAGGGCTGAGTCCTCGCAGCCCGAACCGCGACTCTGGACCGCGCCGTTCGTCGGCGTCATGGCGGTCAACGGGCTGACCTCACTGAACTTCCTGCTGCTTATGACGTTCATGACCGGCTACGCCGTCGAGCGGTTCGGCGTGGGGGAGGCGCAAGCCGGGTTAGCGGCCAGTTCCTTCGTCATCGGGGCCCTCGTGACGCGGGTCTTTGTTGGCAAGTACACCGACATCTTCGGGCGAAAGCGGATGCTCGTGCTCTCGGCAGTCGTCCTGCTCGCGGGCTCGCTTGGCTATTTTGTGGCCGACAGCTACGCGGTTCTTGTGGTCGTCCGTCTCGTCCAGGGTGCGGCGTTCGGTGCAGTGAATAACGTCACGAACACGGTCGCGATGGCGCTGATGCCGAAAGACCGTAAGGGCGAAGGGACGGGCTGGTTTACGCTCTCGCTCACGATTGGCCAGGCACTCGGGCCCGCGCTCGGGCTCTGGCTCGTTGCCAACGGCAGCATCAACGCGGTGTTCCTCACCGGCGTCGGGTTGTGTGCGGCTGTGGCGCTCATTTCCGCGGCACTTCCAGTGAAGCAGCCAAAAATCTCGGCGGCCGAGCGCGCCGAACTGACGAGCTGGCGGTTCGATCGCATCCTTGAGCCGAAGGCCCTGCCGATGGGGCTCATGGCCTTCCTGCTCATTTTCCCCTATTCCGGCATCCTGACCTTCATGTCCGGATACGCGGCGGAAGTTGGGCTGACGGCGTACTCGAGCCTCTGTTTCATCGTGTATGCGGTCACGCTCGCGGTCAGCCGGCCACTCGTGGGGGCCCTGCTTGATCGCTTCAGCGACAACGCAATCGTGGTCCCCGCGTTTATCCCGTACTTATTAGGCGTGGCGCTCTTGGCCCTCGACCTCGGGGTGGCGGGCTACTTCGGTGCCGCCATTTGCCTCGCGGTCGGTTACGGCAGCCTGACCTCGCTGATGCAGACGATCGCGGTTCGGGAGACGCCGGCGCGCCGCGAACCTCGATGGGGATTTCGACGTTCTTTATCGGCATGGACTCGGGGATGGGGCTCGGTCCGATCGTGCTCGGGGTCATCGTCGGCCTCGGGTTCGCGTTCACCGAATTGTTTGGCCTCATGA
- a CDS encoding GlsB/YeaQ/YmgE family stress response membrane protein: MSLSWISWIIIGLIVGLIAQAITKDKRKHPLWLTIILGIVGGILGGWIGGLIIGPESLQGFFNIWVWLFALVGALIVTAIYEAVTRGRKAP, encoded by the coding sequence ATGTCACTCAGTTGGATTAGCTGGATCATCATCGGTCTTATCGTGGGCCTCATCGCTCAGGCGATTACGAAGGACAAGCGCAAGCACCCGCTGTGGTTGACCATTATTCTAGGGATCGTTGGCGGCATTCTCGGCGGATGGATTGGCGGCTTGATCATCGGCCCAGAGTCACTCCAGGGCTTCTTTAACATCTGGGTGTGGTTGTTCGCACTCGTTGGTGCCCTTATCGTCACCGCTATTTACGAGGCCGTCACTCGCGGTCGCAAGGCACCGTAA
- a CDS encoding thiolase family protein has protein sequence MPEAYIIDGVRTPVGRYGGALAGVRPDDLAALVIGEVVKRSKIDPSKVEEVIFGNANGAGEENRNVARMAWLLADLPREVPGFTVNRLCASGMTAIISASQMIRSGDADIVVVGGVESMTRAPWVVEKPGSAWAKPGASFDTSIGWRFTNPRFESGDLARDGKMTYSMPETAEEVAERFNISREDADAFAVQSHERSFAAINAGRFDNEIVPVEVVGRKGAVSVVDTDEGPREGTTAEVLAKLRPVVKPGGVVTAGNSSSLNDGASALVIASEDALKKYDLVPRARVVRGASAGVDPEIMGIGPIPATRKVLDRAGWNIDDLGAVELNEAFATQSLATIRELGLDQEIVNRNGGAIALGHPLGSSGARITITLLNRMEQEGVDRGLATMCVGVGQGTAIALERV, from the coding sequence ATGCCTGAGGCATACATTATCGATGGAGTTCGCACACCGGTTGGCCGATACGGTGGTGCGCTTGCGGGCGTTCGTCCCGATGACCTCGCGGCGCTCGTGATCGGCGAGGTGGTAAAGCGCTCGAAGATTGACCCATCGAAGGTCGAGGAAGTCATCTTCGGCAACGCGAACGGCGCTGGCGAGGAGAACCGGAACGTCGCCCGTATGGCGTGGCTGCTCGCCGACCTGCCGCGCGAAGTGCCGGGCTTCACGGTGAACCGGCTGTGCGCATCCGGCATGACGGCGATCATCAGCGCCTCGCAGATGATTCGCTCCGGGGATGCCGACATCGTCGTGGTGGGCGGCGTCGAGTCGATGACGCGCGCACCCTGGGTGGTCGAGAAGCCGGGGAGCGCGTGGGCCAAGCCCGGTGCGTCTTTCGACACCTCGATTGGCTGGCGATTCACGAACCCGCGGTTCGAGTCGGGCGACCTCGCGCGCGATGGCAAGATGACCTACTCGATGCCCGAGACGGCGGAGGAGGTTGCCGAGCGGTTTAACATCTCCCGCGAGGATGCGGACGCGTTCGCCGTGCAATCGCACGAGCGGTCGTTCGCGGCCATTAACGCTGGGCGCTTTGACAACGAGATCGTTCCGGTCGAGGTGGTTGGTCGCAAGGGCGCCGTTTCGGTAGTCGACACCGACGAGGGGCCGCGCGAGGGCACGACCGCGGAAGTCCTCGCCAAGCTGCGACCGGTCGTCAAGCCGGGCGGCGTCGTGACCGCGGGCAACTCGTCCTCGTTAAACGACGGCGCCTCGGCGCTCGTAATCGCATCCGAGGACGCGCTTAAGAAGTACGACCTCGTCCCCCGCGCGCGCGTGGTGCGCGGGGCATCGGCCGGTGTCGACCCCGAGATCATGGGTATCGGTCCGATCCCCGCGACGCGCAAGGTGCTCGACCGGGCCGGCTGGAACATCGATGACCTCGGTGCGGTCGAGCTCAACGAGGCGTTCGCGACGCAGTCGCTCGCGACAATTCGCGAGCTCGGTCTCGACCAGGAGATCGTCAACCGCAACGGCGGCGCGATCGCGCTCGGTCACCCCCTTGGTTCCTCCGGCGCGCGCATCACGATCACGCTCCTCAACCGGATGGAGCAGGAGGGCGTCGATCGAGGCCTCGCCACGATGTGTGTCGGAGTCGGGCAGGGCACCGCGATCGCCCTGGAACGCGTCTAA
- a CDS encoding 3-hydroxyacyl-CoA dehydrogenase family protein encodes MSATIPFPSNVGVIGGGRMGGGIAHAFLMAGSSVTVIEREPIAAEAARERIESSVAKSIERGATDANLDEVVQRLRVEIDYGALAEANLVVEAVFEDFGAKVEALKSAERVLAADSVLASNTSSISLATLAAELERPAQFLGLHFFNPVPASTLIEVVIAPGTRPDVAASAPAWVETLGKTPVVVKDSPGFASSRLGVAIALEAMRMVEEGVASAKDIDAAMELGYKHPTGPLKTTDIVGLDVRLGIAEYLAEHLGERFAPPQILRDKVARGELGRKSGKGFYDWE; translated from the coding sequence ATGAGCGCAACAATTCCTTTCCCCAGCAATGTCGGTGTGATCGGCGGCGGTCGCATGGGCGGCGGTATCGCCCACGCCTTCCTAATGGCGGGTTCAAGCGTCACCGTGATTGAGCGCGAGCCGATCGCGGCAGAAGCTGCCCGAGAGCGAATCGAGAGCTCGGTCGCGAAGTCGATCGAGCGCGGGGCCACGGATGCGAACCTCGACGAGGTCGTGCAGCGGCTTCGCGTCGAGATCGACTACGGCGCGCTCGCCGAGGCGAACCTCGTGGTCGAAGCGGTATTCGAGGACTTCGGCGCGAAGGTTGAGGCGCTGAAGAGCGCCGAGCGCGTGCTGGCGGCCGACTCGGTGCTCGCATCCAACACCTCGTCTATTTCGCTCGCCACCCTCGCTGCGGAACTCGAGCGTCCCGCTCAGTTCCTGGGGCTGCACTTCTTCAACCCGGTGCCCGCATCCACTCTCATCGAAGTTGTGATTGCACCCGGTACTCGGCCCGATGTTGCCGCATCCGCGCCAGCATGGGTCGAGACGCTCGGCAAGACCCCGGTTGTCGTTAAGGACTCGCCGGGATTCGCGTCCTCTCGCCTCGGCGTTGCCATCGCTCTCGAGGCCATGCGGATGGTCGAGGAGGGCGTCGCGAGCGCGAAGGATATCGACGCGGCGATGGAGCTTGGCTACAAGCATCCGACCGGGCCGTTGAAGACGACCGATATCGTCGGGCTGGATGTGCGGCTCGGCATCGCGGAGTATCTCGCGGAGCACCTGGGGGAGCGATTCGCCCCGCCGCAGATCCTGCGGGATAAGGTCGCTCGCGGCGAACTTGGTCGGAAGTCAGGCAAGGGCTTCTACGACTGGGAGTAG
- the paaZ gene encoding phenylacetic acid degradation bifunctional protein PaaZ, which produces MSESKTAEFVPSYVSGAWWTPAAGVNATPIRDTSTGEQLALVSSEGLNIAEVVDYARATGRKGLGELTIHKRALKLKELALYLNDRKDVLYELSMANGATKGDCFFDVDGGIGVLFTMSSKGRRELPNTNVIVDGAVEPMSKDGSFIGEHIYSRIPGITVEINAFNFPVWGMLEKFAPAFVAGVPTIVKPATPTSNITAALVQLIVESGILPEGSLQFIAGSARDLIDHLDYRDMVTFTGSKATADRLRQHPNVQQGGVRFTAEADSLNAAILGTDVTTDSPEFPAFIRAVVNEMQVKAGQKCTAIRRVIVPHALVEPVVDALAARLDEKVTVGDPRVEGNTMGALASFDQLRDVRAAVDSLVDAGGSIAYGSNDWDDDQQGAFLSPVVLKWDDNRAEALHATEAFGPVSSVLGYETTAEAIELAALGDGSLVATVCTYDMEQAGELARGIAGYHGRIHMLNRDNARTSTGHGSPLPTLVHGGPGRAGGGEELGGVRGIKHYMQRTAVQGTPDLLTAVTGEWHRGAAQERVGDPEYGGVPEGENGAVHPFRKSLETLKIGDAFVSGLRQATEQEITDFANSTGDVFYAHTDPAAAEANPFFPGIVAHGYLLVSWAAGLFVAPGRSAVYANYGMENLRFLTPVGIDDSIRVELTAKRITPRETEDYGEVVWDALLLNQNDEIVATYDVMTLVAKREEQALGGN; this is translated from the coding sequence ATGTCAGAGTCGAAGACCGCAGAATTTGTTCCCAGCTACGTGAGTGGCGCTTGGTGGACCCCCGCTGCAGGGGTGAATGCAACGCCCATCCGCGACACCTCGACCGGTGAGCAACTCGCACTCGTCTCGAGTGAGGGCCTGAACATCGCCGAAGTAGTCGATTACGCCCGCGCCACCGGTCGCAAGGGCCTCGGCGAACTCACGATTCACAAGCGTGCCCTCAAGCTCAAGGAACTCGCGCTCTACCTCAACGATCGCAAGGACGTGCTGTACGAGCTGTCGATGGCCAACGGCGCAACGAAGGGCGACTGCTTCTTCGACGTCGACGGTGGCATCGGCGTCCTGTTCACGATGAGCTCGAAGGGTCGCCGCGAGCTGCCGAACACGAACGTCATCGTGGATGGCGCGGTCGAGCCCATGTCGAAGGACGGCTCGTTCATCGGTGAGCACATCTACAGTCGCATCCCCGGCATCACGGTCGAGATCAACGCGTTCAACTTCCCGGTCTGGGGAATGCTCGAGAAGTTCGCGCCCGCATTCGTTGCCGGTGTGCCGACGATCGTGAAGCCCGCGACGCCCACGAGCAATATCACGGCGGCGCTGGTTCAGCTCATCGTCGAATCCGGCATCCTGCCCGAGGGCTCGCTGCAGTTCATCGCGGGCTCCGCGCGCGACCTCATCGACCACCTCGACTACCGGGACATGGTCACCTTCACCGGTTCCAAGGCGACGGCCGACCGCCTGCGCCAGCACCCCAACGTGCAGCAGGGCGGCGTGCGCTTTACCGCCGAGGCAGATTCGCTCAACGCGGCCATTCTTGGCACCGACGTGACGACCGACTCGCCTGAGTTCCCCGCGTTCATCCGCGCGGTCGTGAACGAGATGCAGGTGAAAGCGGGGCAGAAGTGCACCGCGATTCGCCGGGTCATCGTGCCGCACGCGCTTGTCGAGCCGGTCGTGGATGCGCTGGCCGCGCGTCTCGACGAAAAGGTCACGGTCGGCGACCCGCGCGTCGAGGGGAACACGATGGGCGCGCTCGCCTCCTTCGACCAGCTTCGCGACGTGCGCGCCGCCGTCGACTCGCTGGTGGATGCGGGTGGCAGCATCGCGTACGGCAGCAACGACTGGGACGACGACCAGCAGGGTGCGTTCCTGTCGCCGGTTGTGCTCAAGTGGGACGACAACCGGGCCGAGGCGCTGCACGCGACCGAGGCGTTCGGCCCAGTATCGTCGGTGCTCGGCTACGAGACAACCGCAGAAGCGATCGAACTGGCCGCGCTCGGTGACGGCTCGCTTGTGGCCACGGTGTGCACGTACGACATGGAGCAGGCGGGCGAGCTCGCTCGTGGGATCGCCGGGTACCACGGCCGCATCCACATGCTCAACCGCGATAACGCCCGTACCTCGACCGGCCACGGCTCGCCGCTGCCGACGCTCGTGCACGGTGGCCCCGGCCGCGCAGGCGGTGGCGAGGAGCTCGGTGGTGTCCGTGGCATCAAGCACTACATGCAGCGCACCGCGGTGCAAGGCACCCCGGACCTTCTCACCGCGGTCACGGGCGAGTGGCATCGCGGCGCGGCACAGGAACGTGTCGGCGACCCCGAGTACGGCGGGGTTCCCGAGGGCGAGAACGGCGCGGTGCACCCGTTCCGTAAGTCGCTCGAGACGCTGAAGATCGGTGACGCGTTCGTGTCCGGCCTGCGCCAGGCGACGGAGCAGGAGATCACCGACTTCGCCAACTCGACCGGTGATGTGTTCTACGCGCACACCGACCCGGCTGCTGCGGAAGCGAACCCGTTCTTCCCGGGCATTGTCGCGCACGGCTACCTGCTCGTGAGCTGGGCTGCGGGACTGTTCGTCGCCCCGGGCCGCAGCGCGGTGTATGCGAACTACGGCATGGAGAACCTGCGGTTCCTCACGCCGGTTGGGATTGATGACTCCATCCGCGTCGAACTCACGGCCAAGCGCATCACGCCGCGCGAGACCGAGGACTACGGCGAAGTCGTATGGGATGCTCTGCTGCTGAACCAGAACGACGAGATCGTCGCTACCTACGATGTCATGACTCTCGTCGCGAAGCGCGAAGAGCAGGCGCTCGGCGGTAACTAG
- a CDS encoding TetR/AcrR family transcriptional regulator: MPEQTTTAARRGRPGNDRSDVINAAVALFNQHGYEATTVGMIAEQLGVSKSAIYHHVTSKEDLLASALDRALSSLEGMLAEAKESGATPVDRLERTIRGTVTVLIEELQSVTLLLRLRGNTDLERAALDRRRKFNVSVAELMNEADETGSLRTDIDPGVATRFVFGMVNSIIDWYRPGGPLDADMIGDHIVGVVFDGLRPRS; this comes from the coding sequence TTGCCTGAACAGACCACGACCGCAGCACGACGAGGCCGCCCCGGCAATGACCGAAGCGACGTCATCAACGCCGCGGTCGCGCTGTTTAATCAGCACGGCTACGAGGCAACGACCGTAGGGATGATCGCCGAGCAACTCGGGGTCTCAAAATCCGCGATCTATCACCACGTGACGAGCAAGGAGGATCTCCTCGCAAGCGCCCTCGACCGCGCGCTTTCCTCGCTCGAGGGGATGCTCGCCGAGGCCAAGGAATCGGGGGCGACGCCGGTGGACCGGCTGGAGCGGACGATTCGCGGCACAGTCACCGTCTTGATCGAGGAGCTCCAGTCGGTCACGCTCCTGCTCCGGCTACGCGGCAACACCGACCTTGAACGCGCCGCGCTCGATCGGCGGCGTAAGTTCAACGTCTCCGTGGCGGAACTCATGAACGAGGCGGACGAGACCGGGTCGCTGCGCACCGATATTGACCCCGGCGTTGCCACCCGTTTCGTCTTCGGCATGGTCAACTCCATCATCGACTGGTATCGGCCCGGAGGACCTTTGGATGCCGACATGATCGGCGACCATATCGTGGGAGTTGTCTTCGACGGCCTGCGGCCGAGGTCGTAG